A window from Lentisphaera araneosa HTCC2155 encodes these proteins:
- a CDS encoding RNA polymerase sigma factor, with protein MAKEYHTRQTLLYKLIDSSDEKSWDEFVRYYEGYIYVVIRSLGVNQHVAEDLLQDVLIKVWKSLPNYEYREGECTFRTWLCLVIRSTVYNFFKKKSTRNDTKNVDYDSTLHALNTITEPEINKIAEIEWKSYISNMAWENVKDEFPKKSRAIFEASIHEESNQSLAEKFDASPGAIRVYKSRVKKVLLREIARLNTELGG; from the coding sequence ATGGCTAAAGAGTACCATACTCGACAGACTCTTCTGTATAAACTTATTGATTCCAGTGATGAAAAATCTTGGGATGAATTTGTCCGTTACTATGAAGGATATATTTATGTGGTGATCCGTAGCCTCGGAGTTAATCAGCATGTGGCCGAAGATTTGTTGCAAGATGTGCTGATCAAAGTTTGGAAATCTCTTCCCAATTATGAATACCGTGAGGGTGAATGCACCTTCCGAACTTGGCTTTGCCTCGTAATCCGCAGTACGGTATACAACTTTTTTAAAAAGAAGTCGACACGCAATGATACGAAGAATGTGGATTATGATTCGACCTTGCATGCACTCAACACAATTACAGAACCCGAGATCAATAAGATAGCTGAAATTGAGTGGAAGAGCTACATTTCGAATATGGCTTGGGAGAATGTGAAAGATGAGTTTCCCAAAAAATCCCGCGCGATATTTGAAGCCTCAATTCACGAAGAAAGTAATCAATCACTCGCAGAGAAATTTGATGCGAGCCCCGGCGCGATTCGAGTTTATAAATCCCGAGTTAAAAAAGTTCTTCTACGTGAGATTGCGCGTCTGAATACCGAACTGGGCGGCTAA
- a CDS encoding sulfatase-like hydrolase/transferase — MTKFLLFILSLGLSLIVQASSKPNLIVIMADDLGYADVGFNGCKDIPTPGIDSIANNGVKFSSGYTSYSVCGPSRAGFITGRYQQRFGFERNPQWNLTDPNSALPKSEMTIAESLQQVGYHCGIIGKWHLGAEPSLRPNQRGFNEFFGHLGGGHAYFPEKLRIIKTEDVKNEMDSYASYITRNDTPVKTTKYLTDEFSDEAIRFVEKNYEQPFFLFLSYNAPHTPLQATQKYLDRFPHIEDQNRRTYCAMVSAMDDGIVRLMKKLDALKIKDDTIVFFLSDNGGPTTKNNSDNGDLRGKKGDVFEGGFRVPFAMQYPRELKPGQTYDLPVSSLDIFATIASLAQSPTHADKPLDGVNLLPYLKGEKSGAPHEQIYLRKFDGNRYSIRNGSYKMIIPWRGAPPQLYDLENDMGEKQNLAAQYPERVKELKALLKQWDSELIDPVFLGLIHTQAWKNRKKKKVQ; from the coding sequence ATGACAAAATTTTTACTCTTTATACTCAGTTTAGGACTAAGCCTAATCGTTCAAGCTAGTAGCAAACCCAATCTTATTGTGATTATGGCCGATGATTTGGGTTATGCGGATGTGGGCTTTAACGGCTGTAAAGATATTCCTACACCAGGAATTGATTCTATCGCCAACAATGGTGTCAAATTTAGTAGTGGCTACACGTCGTATTCAGTGTGCGGCCCTAGTCGCGCCGGTTTTATCACAGGGAGGTATCAGCAACGCTTTGGCTTTGAGCGCAATCCGCAATGGAATTTAACTGATCCCAATTCAGCTTTGCCTAAAAGTGAAATGACGATTGCGGAATCATTGCAGCAAGTCGGCTATCATTGCGGCATTATTGGCAAGTGGCATTTGGGTGCGGAGCCCAGTTTGAGACCCAATCAGCGTGGCTTTAATGAGTTTTTTGGTCATTTGGGTGGAGGTCATGCCTACTTTCCAGAAAAGCTTCGCATCATCAAGACGGAAGATGTAAAAAATGAGATGGATTCCTACGCAAGTTACATTACGCGCAATGATACACCAGTGAAAACCACGAAGTATTTAACCGATGAATTCAGTGATGAAGCGATTCGCTTTGTGGAGAAAAACTATGAGCAGCCTTTTTTCTTGTTCCTTTCTTATAATGCGCCTCACACCCCCTTGCAGGCCACGCAAAAATATCTCGATCGTTTTCCTCATATTGAAGATCAGAATCGTAGAACATATTGTGCTATGGTCAGTGCCATGGATGATGGTATTGTACGTCTCATGAAAAAATTAGATGCGCTTAAAATTAAAGATGATACCATTGTATTTTTTCTTTCTGATAATGGGGGACCTACAACAAAAAATAACTCAGATAATGGAGATCTTAGGGGTAAAAAAGGGGATGTCTTTGAGGGTGGTTTTCGCGTGCCTTTTGCCATGCAATATCCCAGAGAATTGAAGCCAGGTCAAACTTATGATCTGCCCGTGAGTTCATTAGATATATTTGCGACCATCGCAAGTTTAGCTCAGTCACCCACTCATGCGGATAAACCCTTAGATGGCGTTAATTTACTCCCCTACTTAAAGGGAGAAAAATCTGGTGCTCCTCACGAGCAAATTTACTTACGTAAATTTGATGGAAATCGGTATTCGATAAGAAATGGATCTTATAAGATGATAATTCCTTGGCGCGGAGCTCCCCCTCAGTTATACGATCTAGAAAATGATATGGGAGAAAAACAAAATCTCGCAGCTCAATATCCAGAGCGAGTTAAAGAACTCAAAGCTTTACTTAAACAGTGGGATAGTGAATTAATTGATCCGGTATTTTTAGGCCTAATTCATACACAAGCGTGGAAAAATAGAAAAAAGAAAAAAGTTCAATAA
- a CDS encoding prepilin-type N-terminal cleavage/methylation domain-containing protein: MKKFSLIELLVVVAIIGILSSFLLPSLAQSRDKAKQAVCKNNMKQIAILFALNADDNEGRFPESTSHQWPGYGPVSWDDNLSAYDGRDLSTTQKNAGKLNGSDFNNDAGIYQCPTDDIERLFGTDPDCLPLTYSASAFFDNNGIDNKSRGIIGVTWVGRMPYAIKLNEISDPSNTISLAEIMRTGQMVGRYWGSGVNADTINSTPELIPHDGLTGSNYLYTDGHVAKTSFYKTISKSDGSLASTSNITDTQWDAQ, from the coding sequence ATGAAAAAATTTAGTTTAATAGAGCTTTTGGTTGTAGTGGCTATAATTGGAATTCTGAGTTCCTTCTTACTACCTTCATTAGCACAATCGCGAGACAAAGCGAAGCAAGCTGTCTGTAAAAATAATATGAAACAAATTGCTATTTTGTTTGCCCTGAATGCCGACGATAATGAAGGGCGTTTCCCTGAGTCTACCAGTCATCAATGGCCGGGTTATGGACCTGTATCTTGGGATGATAATTTAAGTGCTTACGATGGACGAGATTTATCTACTACTCAAAAAAATGCAGGTAAGCTTAATGGGAGTGATTTTAATAACGATGCAGGTATATATCAATGTCCTACAGATGACATAGAAAGATTATTTGGGACTGATCCAGATTGTCTTCCTTTGACATATAGTGCATCTGCATTTTTTGACAATAATGGAATAGATAATAAAAGCAGAGGTATTATTGGAGTCACCTGGGTTGGCAGAATGCCTTACGCGATCAAGTTAAATGAAATTAGTGACCCGAGTAATACTATATCTCTAGCGGAGATAATGAGAACAGGTCAAATGGTAGGTAGATACTGGGGAAGTGGTGTAAATGCCGACACCATTAATAGTACCCCTGAACTAATCCCCCATGATGGTTTAACTGGTTCCAACTACTTATATACTGACGGTCATGTAGCAAAAACTAGTTTTTATAAAACTATAAGCAAATCAGACGGTTCATTAGCAAGTACTTCAAATATTACTGATACTCAATGGGATGCACAATGA
- a CDS encoding serine/threonine-protein kinase: protein MSRLEEGFDKKFADFYDEVEDSDEMPLLDMLETIKNRYTDFEYVDEGGIKAIKTCRDLKTGRIVAMASLKNDASDLEKEAFLREARLTATLQHPNIIPMHDLGLKGRHPWFTMKFISGSSLEQILKEIQEGKSFQHSDLSDRLDVFIKVCDAIAYAHSRGVLHLDIKPDNIQISEYGDVLLCDWGLAKVMASVCDEDLLEYYSFNPKDTHLTLDGVIKGTPGYMAPEQTPLVKNKKGVHTDIFSLGCVLYKILTFQKPFRGKDLDEIMTKTANCDFRKPSEIDSSIPLSLEAVCLKAMSMDPKERYVSVVNLQRDILNYRNGFATRAENATLVKLMSLWFKRHKAMSLAVSLLVLISLFTAFFAVNNLKLEKINALQLAEKLSLEKEFHVKMGKDAAPRFFNRAQIAYNTFNFDDAVNFCDSAVELDPSLKEAWSLKGLLHLIYQEFDMAIQAFHKGGQSPKLLNLSEDFLKIKAKDENELPLNQLVNLFRQTMDEGLLELAGSLIHYTAYSEMPVEKRIEYCKAFLIAHNKKTLERYYKGQKINFIYDAESRHLDVSNNRWMHTALILQNFPALSANLSHTGINNFICFRNQPLQYLDVSHTEIIELHTLENDDLRELNLAHTGVVNLVKLNQLSIRKLNVSHTAIRSLAVFQGFKGLDELIIHEGQFKLEALKAYLPETEIIVVP, encoded by the coding sequence ATGAGCCGACTTGAAGAAGGATTTGATAAGAAGTTTGCCGATTTTTATGATGAGGTGGAAGACTCTGACGAAATGCCCTTGCTCGATATGTTGGAAACGATCAAAAATCGCTACACAGATTTCGAGTATGTGGATGAAGGCGGAATCAAAGCCATCAAAACTTGCCGAGATTTAAAAACCGGTCGAATTGTGGCCATGGCGAGTTTAAAGAATGATGCCAGTGATCTAGAAAAAGAAGCCTTTTTGCGCGAAGCGCGTTTAACTGCGACACTTCAGCATCCAAATATTATTCCCATGCATGATTTAGGCCTCAAGGGTCGCCACCCGTGGTTTACGATGAAATTTATTTCGGGGTCCTCCCTCGAACAAATTCTCAAAGAAATTCAGGAAGGAAAATCTTTTCAACACAGCGATTTGAGTGATCGCCTCGACGTTTTTATTAAAGTATGTGATGCGATTGCCTATGCCCATTCTAGGGGCGTTTTACACTTGGATATAAAACCCGATAATATTCAGATCAGTGAATATGGTGACGTCTTGCTTTGTGACTGGGGTTTGGCGAAAGTAATGGCATCCGTGTGTGATGAAGACTTGCTAGAATATTATAGTTTTAATCCCAAAGATACTCATTTAACCCTCGACGGCGTGATTAAGGGCACACCTGGCTACATGGCGCCCGAGCAAACGCCTTTGGTGAAAAATAAAAAGGGCGTTCACACCGATATATTTTCTCTTGGTTGTGTGCTGTATAAAATTTTGACTTTTCAAAAACCTTTTCGCGGCAAAGATTTAGATGAGATCATGACCAAAACGGCCAATTGCGACTTCCGCAAACCCAGTGAAATTGACTCATCAATCCCTCTATCTTTAGAAGCGGTTTGTTTAAAAGCGATGTCTATGGATCCTAAAGAGCGTTATGTGAGTGTGGTGAATCTCCAAAGAGATATTTTGAATTATCGTAATGGTTTTGCGACCCGTGCAGAAAATGCCACCTTAGTGAAGCTCATGAGTCTGTGGTTCAAGCGTCACAAGGCGATGAGTTTGGCTGTGAGTCTTTTGGTTTTGATTAGTTTATTTACCGCTTTTTTTGCCGTTAATAATCTCAAATTAGAAAAGATAAATGCTTTGCAACTTGCGGAAAAATTGAGTTTAGAAAAAGAGTTTCACGTTAAAATGGGTAAAGATGCTGCACCACGCTTTTTTAATCGTGCTCAAATTGCCTATAATACCTTTAATTTTGATGATGCAGTAAATTTCTGTGATTCAGCAGTGGAATTGGATCCAAGTCTTAAAGAGGCCTGGAGTTTAAAGGGCTTATTGCACTTAATTTATCAAGAATTTGATATGGCCATACAAGCTTTTCATAAAGGAGGACAATCACCAAAGTTACTGAATTTATCAGAAGATTTTCTCAAGATAAAAGCTAAGGATGAGAATGAGTTGCCTTTGAATCAACTCGTTAACTTATTTCGGCAAACTATGGATGAAGGTTTACTGGAGTTAGCAGGTAGTCTGATTCATTATACTGCCTATTCTGAAATGCCTGTGGAGAAGCGTATCGAGTATTGTAAAGCTTTTTTGATTGCTCACAATAAAAAAACTTTGGAGAGATATTACAAAGGGCAAAAAATTAATTTTATTTATGATGCCGAAAGTCGTCACTTAGATGTCTCCAATAATAGGTGGATGCATACGGCTTTAATTCTACAAAACTTTCCTGCTCTTTCAGCCAATCTTTCCCACACTGGGATCAATAATTTTATTTGCTTTCGGAATCAACCTCTACAATATCTTGATGTGAGCCACACAGAGATTATTGAGTTACACACCTTAGAGAATGATGATTTGCGGGAGTTAAACCTCGCTCACACCGGTGTGGTTAATTTAGTTAAACTGAATCAGCTGTCTATTCGTAAACTTAATGTGAGCCACACGGCTATTCGCAGTTTGGCAGTTTTTCAGGGATTTAAGGGTCTAGATGAGCTGATAATCCATGAGGGCCAATTCAAGCTTGAAGCTCTTAAAGCTTACCTTCCAGAAACTGAAATTATTGTAGTTCCTTAA